One Yoonia sp. BS5-3 genomic window carries:
- a CDS encoding LacI family transcriptional regulator, producing the protein MPQNKGQPEIAAPTLSSDGKPTLKTIAKISGLAVPTVSRALNDAPDIGSETKKLIRKIASDIGYVPNRAGVRLRTGRTNVIGLVMSTEHDLMSHTARLIASVAGGLRNTPFHMVVTPFFPDQDPMDPVRYIVETGSADAIIMNQIQPEDPRVAYLMERNFPFATHGRTDWAERHPYYDYDNAAFGRIAVKQLADRGRKKVLLIAPPKQQNYAQHMCAGVTETGPQHGLQITVAGSVTSDSLSDDLVAFVRQTLQDDPSIDAIVCASTSSAMAAVAALEQTGATVGQEIDVFAKEAIPFLKLFRADILTISEQVNTAGDFLAKAAIQAIREPSKPPMQYLEVPSEETPEA; encoded by the coding sequence ATGCCCCAGAATAAGGGACAGCCAGAAATCGCAGCGCCGACCCTGTCGTCGGATGGAAAACCAACGCTGAAAACAATCGCCAAGATCAGCGGTCTTGCCGTACCCACGGTATCGCGCGCCCTGAACGATGCGCCAGACATCGGGTCAGAAACCAAAAAGCTGATCCGCAAGATCGCCAGTGATATCGGCTATGTGCCAAACCGCGCTGGCGTGCGTCTGCGCACCGGGCGCACAAATGTCATCGGTCTGGTCATGTCCACCGAACATGATTTGATGAGCCACACCGCCCGTCTGATTGCATCCGTTGCCGGCGGTTTGCGCAATACGCCCTTTCATATGGTTGTCACCCCGTTCTTTCCCGATCAGGATCCGATGGACCCGGTGCGTTACATCGTCGAAACCGGATCAGCCGATGCCATCATCATGAACCAGATCCAACCCGAAGACCCGCGTGTTGCCTATCTGATGGAGCGTAACTTTCCGTTCGCCACCCATGGCCGCACCGATTGGGCCGAGCGTCACCCCTATTATGATTACGATAATGCCGCCTTTGGCCGTATCGCCGTAAAGCAATTGGCGGATCGTGGGCGCAAGAAGGTTCTGCTGATCGCCCCACCCAAACAGCAAAACTACGCCCAACATATGTGCGCTGGTGTCACCGAGACGGGGCCGCAACATGGTTTGCAGATCACGGTCGCAGGCAGCGTCACCAGCGACTCGCTCAGTGACGATTTGGTCGCTTTTGTCCGGCAAACCTTGCAGGATGATCCGTCCATTGATGCGATCGTCTGCGCTTCGACCTCATCGGCGATGGCTGCTGTTGCCGCGCTTGAGCAAACGGGCGCCACGGTTGGACAAGAGATCGATGTTTTCGCCAAGGAGGCGATCCCGTTCCTAAAGCTGTTCCGCGCAGACATCTTGACGATTTCAGAACAGGTGAATACGGCCGGTGATTTTCTGGCAAAAGCCGCTATTCAAGCCATCCGAGAGCCAAGCAAGCCCCCGATGCAATATCTTGAAGTGCCCTCTGAAGAGACGCCGGAGGCTTAG
- a CDS encoding carbohydrate ABC transporter permease: protein MADIALTGPRGPKPKKRFSRTNIFIYGTLIMISLYYLLPLYVMIVTSLKGMPEIRLGNIFGPPLEITTEPWVKAWSEACTGVNCDGLSRGFWNSVNILIPSVLLSIAIASVNGYALSNWKFKGSEVFFTILIIGAFIPYQTMIYPIVIMLREIGLMGDLGGLVLVHTIFGMPILTLLFRNYFTSVPEELFKAARVDGAGFWRIYFQIMLPMALPIFVVAVILQVTGIWNDFLFGVIYTKPATYPMTVQLNNIVNSVQGIKEYNVNMAATLLTGLVPLVIYFASGKLFVRGIAAGAVKG from the coding sequence ATGGCTGATATCGCACTTACCGGGCCGCGCGGGCCGAAGCCAAAGAAACGGTTCAGCCGGACCAATATCTTTATCTATGGCACGCTGATCATGATCAGCCTGTATTATCTGCTGCCGCTTTACGTGATGATCGTGACATCGCTGAAGGGTATGCCGGAAATCAGGCTGGGGAATATCTTTGGGCCGCCCTTGGAAATCACCACCGAACCCTGGGTGAAAGCCTGGTCCGAGGCCTGTACGGGCGTGAATTGCGATGGACTCAGCCGGGGCTTTTGGAACTCCGTGAACATTCTGATCCCATCTGTTCTGCTGTCGATCGCCATTGCATCGGTCAATGGATACGCGCTCTCAAACTGGAAATTCAAAGGGTCTGAGGTCTTCTTTACGATCCTGATCATCGGGGCGTTCATCCCCTATCAGACCATGATCTACCCGATCGTGATTATGCTGCGGGAAATCGGGTTGATGGGTGATCTGGGTGGGTTGGTGCTGGTGCACACAATCTTTGGGATGCCGATCCTGACGCTCTTGTTCCGGAACTACTTTACCTCTGTGCCCGAAGAGCTGTTCAAAGCAGCGCGGGTCGACGGGGCCGGGTTCTGGCGGATTTACTTCCAGATCATGTTGCCCATGGCGCTGCCGATTTTTGTGGTGGCGGTGATCCTGCAGGTGACAGGTATCTGGAACGATTTTCTGTTCGGGGTGATCTACACCAAACCGGCCACCTATCCGATGACCGTGCAGCTCAATAACATCGTGAACTCGGTGCAGGGCATCAAGGAATACAACGTCAATATGGCGGCCACCCTTCTCACCGGCCTTGTGCCACTTGTTATCTACTTTGCCTCAGGCAAACTCTTCGTCCGCGGCATCGCAGCAGGGGCTGTGAAAGGGTGA
- a CDS encoding L,D-transpeptidase family protein yields MKPADLVLTPTHIRFMNRRFACTIGRGGLTSRKSEGDGATPRGTHRIVGMLYRPDRMARPADWALPVTQTDLWSDDIKDPDYNMMVRAPHPYGHERLHRSDPMYDLVILTDWNWPYPVKGRGSAIFIHQWRGPGRPTAGCVAFRRDHLAWIARHIRYETRLVIV; encoded by the coding sequence ATGAAACCTGCAGACCTTGTCCTGACCCCGACACATATCCGCTTTATGAACCGCCGCTTTGCCTGCACGATCGGGCGTGGCGGTCTGACATCCCGCAAGTCCGAGGGCGACGGCGCAACCCCGCGCGGCACGCATCGCATTGTCGGGATGCTTTACCGCCCGGACCGCATGGCCCGGCCCGCCGATTGGGCCCTGCCCGTGACCCAGACCGATCTTTGGTCCGATGACATCAAAGACCCCGATTACAATATGATGGTCCGCGCCCCCCACCCTTACGGCCATGAGCGCCTGCACAGGTCCGATCCGATGTATGATTTGGTGATTCTGACGGATTGGAATTGGCCCTACCCTGTCAAAGGTCGCGGCTCGGCCATTTTTATCCATCAATGGCGTGGTCCGGGCCGCCCAACGGCTGGATGCGTGGCTTTCCGCCGTGATCATCTGGCTTGGATCGCCCGGCATATCCGCTACGAAACCCGGCTTGTTATCGTATAA
- a CDS encoding Gfo/Idh/MocA family oxidoreductase, with amino-acid sequence MAQLGVGIIGCGNISTSYLDLAPLFKALKPVAVADINMDAARARAAEYDIRADTVDDLLRASDVDVVVNLTIPAVHFEVTKRILEVGKHAYSEKPLVLTLQEGEELRALAASKNLCIGSAPDTFLGGAHQQARAAIDAGDLGKVIGGTCHVMGHGMESWHPNPDFFFQPGAGPVLDIGPYYITNLIQLIGPVKTVAALATATFSERTIGNGDRLGETVPVDTPTNIHALLEFANGATVTLGTSWDVWAHRHGHMELYGEDGSIFLPDPNFFGGEVEISGQNQDIKTMPTWDHPFGVPNQDTRANYRCAGLADMAAAIADDRPHRCNIDLAVHAVDVMTSILKAGETRKFITLTTSCDRPAALSPDEARALLV; translated from the coding sequence ATGGCACAACTTGGCGTCGGCATTATCGGATGCGGAAACATCTCAACCTCATATCTGGATTTAGCCCCACTTTTCAAAGCGTTGAAGCCCGTCGCGGTGGCCGATATCAATATGGATGCAGCGCGTGCGCGGGCGGCGGAATATGATATTCGGGCGGATACGGTCGACGACTTGCTGCGCGCTTCGGATGTTGATGTTGTCGTCAACCTGACCATTCCGGCGGTGCATTTTGAAGTGACCAAACGCATCCTGGAGGTGGGCAAGCATGCCTATTCCGAAAAGCCGCTGGTACTGACACTGCAAGAAGGCGAAGAGCTGAGGGCGCTGGCGGCCTCTAAGAACCTGTGCATCGGATCTGCGCCTGATACATTCCTCGGCGGCGCCCATCAACAGGCGCGCGCAGCGATTGATGCGGGCGATCTGGGCAAGGTCATTGGCGGGACATGCCATGTGATGGGCCATGGCATGGAAAGCTGGCATCCCAACCCCGATTTCTTCTTTCAACCCGGCGCAGGACCGGTGCTGGATATCGGCCCTTATTACATCACCAATCTGATCCAACTGATCGGCCCTGTAAAAACCGTCGCGGCGCTGGCGACGGCCACTTTCAGCGAGCGGACAATTGGGAATGGCGACCGGCTGGGCGAGACGGTTCCGGTGGACACACCAACAAATATCCACGCGCTTTTGGAATTCGCGAATGGCGCAACCGTGACGCTGGGGACGAGCTGGGATGTCTGGGCGCATCGGCATGGGCATATGGAGCTTTACGGTGAAGACGGATCGATCTTCCTGCCCGACCCGAACTTCTTTGGCGGCGAGGTTGAGATCAGCGGCCAAAATCAGGACATCAAGACAATGCCCACATGGGATCATCCGTTTGGCGTGCCCAATCAGGATACACGCGCGAATTATCGTTGTGCGGGGTTGGCAGATATGGCTGCGGCGATCGCCGATGACCGGCCACATCGCTGCAATATCGATCTGGCGGTGCATGCGGTGGATGTCATGACCAGTATCCTGAAGGCTGGCGAGACGCGCAAGTTCATCACGCTAACCACAAGCTGCGACCGACCTGCCGCCCTGTCACCAGACGAGGCGCGGGCGCTGCTGGTGTGA
- a CDS encoding YafY family protein codes for MSRTARLFQLMQSLRRHAPPVTAQQLADDTGVSLRTLYRDIEALRGLGAIIDGTAGYGYALTEDASLPPMMFDDEEIEAIVLGLREVQAIADPDLAGAARNALVKLQARLPDAQAHRLQYAVLAADRIKRPPQPTIDVRRLRQATWDESTVEIDYIDANGDSSTRRVDPLSIVFLKETHSLIAWCHLRQAYRNFRLDRMQNLRVTTSSFRPRRVPMLRAAIEELSSCWPEGSAMVAKSPDPAQS; via the coding sequence ATGTCGCGTACCGCCCGCCTGTTTCAGTTGATGCAATCGCTGCGCCGCCATGCGCCGCCGGTGACTGCGCAGCAACTGGCCGATGACACGGGTGTGTCGTTGCGCACGCTTTACCGCGATATCGAAGCGTTGCGCGGGTTGGGTGCGATCATCGATGGGACGGCAGGCTATGGCTATGCGCTGACCGAAGATGCATCCCTTCCGCCGATGATGTTCGACGACGAAGAGATCGAGGCAATCGTCCTTGGCCTTCGCGAGGTGCAAGCGATTGCCGACCCCGATCTGGCCGGTGCGGCGCGCAATGCGCTGGTTAAATTGCAGGCGCGCTTGCCGGATGCGCAGGCGCATCGTCTGCAATATGCGGTTCTCGCCGCCGATAGGATCAAACGCCCGCCGCAGCCGACGATTGACGTGCGCCGCCTGCGGCAGGCCACATGGGATGAAAGCACGGTTGAGATCGACTATATCGATGCCAATGGTGACAGCAGCACGCGCCGGGTGGACCCGCTCAGCATCGTATTTTTGAAAGAGACACATAGCCTGATCGCCTGGTGCCATTTGCGCCAGGCCTATCGGAATTTCCGGCTCGACCGGATGCAGAACCTAAGGGTCACGACCAGCAGTTTCCGCCCCCGCCGCGTGCCCATGCTGCGCGCCGCAATCGAAGAACTTTCAAGCTGTTGGCCAGAAGGATCGGCCATGGTGGCAAAAAGCCCCGATCCCGCGCAGAGTTGA
- a CDS encoding Tom37 metaxin N-terminal-like domain-containing protein — translation MITLITYEAGFGQPSFSPFCVKAMWLLQAADAQWQREDSNDPRKFPQAKLPAIRVPEGIIGDSHNIQIYLEERGADFWGAVTDKASGHAFIRMAEEHMYFHLVLDRWANDQLWPIIRENYFAAIPKLLRRPITSSIRKETLRGMKAQGLGRLTPEERLKRIAPDLAAIKARLDAHPYLMGPEISLPDYSVAAMLCAMMATPLPTLLQERITDDPVLSAYAMRVAERMTPA, via the coding sequence ATGATCACCCTTATCACTTACGAGGCCGGGTTTGGCCAACCAAGCTTTAGCCCCTTTTGCGTCAAAGCCATGTGGCTTTTGCAAGCGGCAGACGCGCAATGGCAGCGCGAGGATAGCAATGACCCCCGCAAATTCCCGCAAGCAAAGCTGCCGGCTATTCGGGTGCCCGAAGGGATCATCGGGGATAGCCACAATATCCAGATCTATCTGGAAGAACGCGGCGCGGATTTCTGGGGCGCTGTCACCGATAAGGCCAGCGGTCATGCCTTTATCCGCATGGCAGAGGAACATATGTATTTTCATCTGGTGCTGGATCGCTGGGCCAATGACCAGCTTTGGCCGATCATCAGGGAAAATTACTTTGCCGCCATACCGAAACTGCTGCGCAGACCGATCACCAGCAGCATTCGCAAAGAGACCTTACGGGGCATGAAAGCGCAGGGTCTGGGCCGCCTGACCCCCGAAGAAAGGCTGAAACGGATCGCGCCGGATCTTGCCGCCATCAAAGCCCGTCTGGATGCCCATCCCTACCTGATGGGCCCCGAGATCAGCTTGCCCGATTATTCGGTTGCCGCCATGTTGTGCGCCATGATGGCCACGCCACTACCCACGCTGCTACAAGAACGCATTACCGATGACCCGGTGCTGAGCGCATATGCTATGCGCGTTGCAGAAAGGATGACCCCGGCATGA
- a CDS encoding ABC transporter substrate-binding protein: protein MKLTTKLLAATAIVSASAASAVELEVTHWWTSGGEAAAVSKFAEAWNATGNTWVDGAIAGSGGTARPIIISRILGGDPMAATQLNHGRQAEELIEAGLMLDLTDVAEAGGWADIVNPSSLLDSCTLDGRIYCVPVNIHSFQWMWLSHQAFADAGVDVPSNWDEFVASADALEAAGKVPLAMGQQGWQQNGAFGVMAVAIAGQDAWLAVNADKDADVAAGPEYAKVFEAAVAAREMAANTNVQDWNQATNMVITGEAGGQIMGDWAQGEFSVAGSVAGEDYTCLPGLGVNQVLDTGGDAFYFPVIDDPEIEAAQKELAALLISPEVQVAFNLSKGSLPVRGDIDLSAANDCMQKGLEILAAGNVLPSGDQNLSADTTTQIEDLMAEFWSGDMSAADAQERYAALIAAAD from the coding sequence GTGAAACTGACCACTAAACTACTCGCGGCAACAGCGATCGTCAGTGCGTCCGCTGCATCTGCAGTCGAATTGGAAGTGACACATTGGTGGACATCGGGTGGTGAAGCCGCCGCCGTGTCCAAGTTTGCAGAGGCATGGAACGCGACAGGCAATACATGGGTTGACGGCGCAATCGCCGGTTCGGGCGGCACAGCGCGCCCCATCATCATCAGCCGTATCCTGGGCGGCGATCCGATGGCGGCAACGCAGCTGAACCACGGCCGTCAGGCCGAAGAGCTGATCGAAGCTGGCCTGATGCTGGACCTGACCGATGTTGCTGAAGCCGGTGGTTGGGCCGATATCGTGAACCCGTCCTCGCTGCTTGATAGCTGCACCTTGGATGGTCGGATTTACTGTGTGCCTGTGAACATTCACTCATTCCAGTGGATGTGGCTGTCGCATCAGGCCTTTGCCGATGCTGGCGTTGATGTGCCTTCGAACTGGGACGAATTTGTTGCGTCCGCAGACGCGCTTGAGGCGGCAGGCAAGGTGCCACTCGCCATGGGTCAGCAAGGCTGGCAGCAAAATGGTGCATTTGGCGTGATGGCTGTGGCGATTGCCGGGCAGGACGCATGGTTGGCCGTGAATGCCGATAAAGATGCGGATGTTGCTGCAGGCCCCGAATACGCAAAAGTATTCGAAGCTGCCGTTGCAGCGCGTGAAATGGCTGCCAACACGAATGTGCAGGACTGGAACCAAGCGACCAACATGGTGATCACAGGTGAAGCTGGCGGTCAGATCATGGGTGACTGGGCGCAAGGCGAATTTTCCGTTGCCGGTTCTGTCGCGGGTGAAGACTACACCTGCCTGCCAGGTCTGGGCGTGAACCAGGTGCTCGATACAGGTGGTGACGCGTTCTATTTCCCAGTGATCGACGATCCGGAAATCGAAGCAGCGCAAAAAGAACTGGCCGCATTGCTGATCTCGCCAGAGGTACAGGTGGCATTCAACCTGTCCAAAGGGTCTTTGCCAGTACGGGGCGACATTGATTTGTCCGCGGCAAATGACTGCATGCAGAAAGGTCTGGAAATCCTGGCGGCTGGCAACGTGTTGCCATCAGGCGATCAGAACCTGTCTGCAGACACAACAACACAGATCGAAGATCTGATGGCTGAGTTCTGGTCGGGCGACATGTCCGCTGCTGACGCACAAGAGCGTTACGCAGCGCTGATCGCAGCGGCTGACTAA
- a CDS encoding RNA pyrophosphohydrolase produces the protein MTPEEIAKLPYRPCVGVMLINPRGHVFVGQRIDRDTAAWQMPQGGVDKGEKTCDAAFRELEEETGITPNLVTLEAESAGLIPYDIPQELVPNIWKGRYRGQEQKWFLMRYHGTPDQINLQTEHPEFSAWKWVHPDDLVAGIVPFKRAVYERVLAEFRHKL, from the coding sequence ATGACACCAGAAGAAATTGCGAAATTGCCCTATCGGCCCTGCGTCGGCGTCATGCTGATCAACCCGCGCGGCCATGTCTTTGTCGGGCAACGCATCGACCGCGATACTGCCGCCTGGCAGATGCCTCAGGGCGGTGTCGATAAGGGTGAAAAGACCTGCGATGCTGCATTTCGCGAATTGGAAGAGGAAACGGGCATCACCCCCAATCTTGTCACGCTTGAGGCCGAGAGCGCCGGTTTGATACCTTATGATATCCCGCAAGAGCTGGTCCCCAATATCTGGAAAGGGCGCTATCGCGGACAGGAACAAAAATGGTTCCTGATGCGCTATCACGGCACACCGGATCAGATCAATTTGCAGACCGAACATCCCGAATTTTCCGCCTGGAAATGGGTTCATCCTGATGATCTTGTTGCGGGAATTGTTCCGTTCAAGCGCGCCGTCTATGAACGCGTTTTGGCCGAGTTTCGCCACAAGCTATGA
- a CDS encoding ABC transporter ATP-binding protein → MTYSVEIKELDLAFGAVKVLQGLNLNIHEGEFLVLLGSSGCGKSTLLNCIAGLLEVTDGQIFIKDKNVTWAEPSERGIGMVFQSYALYPQMTVKGNLSFGLKNAKLPKDEIEKRVARAAEILQIEPLLNRKPGALSGGQRQRVAIGRALVRDVDVFLFDEPLSNLDAKLRVDLRVELKRLHNQLQNTMIYVTHDQVEAMTLADRIAVMKGGAIMQLGTPDEIYNQPRNLYVADFIGSPSMNFIEGHLEGGAFKVDDMVMPMTGYEFAAPQTADRPATIGIRPEHVITGELVRNAPLTFEVDIDLVEPMGSDTLVYAKLGQHFFRIRMDGQATVKAGETITIGIDPSRASLFDTATEDRL, encoded by the coding sequence ATGACATACTCTGTCGAAATCAAAGAACTTGATCTGGCATTTGGTGCCGTCAAGGTTCTGCAAGGGCTGAACCTGAATATCCACGAAGGCGAATTTCTTGTGCTGCTCGGCTCATCGGGGTGCGGGAAATCCACCTTGTTGAACTGCATCGCAGGTTTGCTTGAGGTCACCGACGGGCAGATATTCATCAAGGATAAAAACGTCACCTGGGCCGAACCGTCCGAGCGGGGGATCGGCATGGTGTTCCAATCCTATGCGCTTTACCCGCAGATGACCGTGAAGGGGAACCTGTCGTTTGGGCTGAAAAACGCCAAACTGCCCAAGGACGAGATTGAAAAGCGGGTCGCGCGCGCCGCCGAAATTCTGCAGATCGAACCACTGTTGAACCGTAAACCGGGGGCGCTCTCGGGTGGGCAACGGCAACGTGTGGCCATCGGGCGGGCGCTGGTGCGGGATGTGGATGTGTTCCTGTTTGATGAGCCTTTGTCCAACCTCGATGCCAAGCTGCGGGTCGATCTGCGGGTTGAGCTGAAGCGGCTGCACAACCAGTTGCAAAACACGATGATCTACGTGACCCATGATCAGGTTGAGGCGATGACGCTGGCCGACCGGATCGCGGTGATGAAGGGCGGGGCGATCATGCAGCTTGGCACCCCGGATGAGATTTATAACCAGCCGCGCAATCTTTACGTGGCCGACTTCATCGGCTCGCCTTCGATGAACTTTATCGAGGGTCACCTGGAAGGCGGGGCGTTCAAAGTCGATGACATGGTCATGCCGATGACCGGCTATGAATTTGCAGCCCCGCAAACAGCCGACCGTCCGGCGACTATCGGGATTAGGCCCGAACACGTGATCACCGGTGAGCTGGTGCGCAACGCGCCGCTGACATTTGAGGTTGATATCGATCTGGTCGAACCCATGGGGTCCGACACGTTGGTCTACGCTAAGCTTGGTCAGCATTTCTTCCGGATCAGGATGGACGGGCAGGCAACAGTCAAGGCGGGCGAGACCATTACGATCGGGATCGATCCATCACGCGCCTCGCTCTTTGATACAGCCACCGAGGACCGCCTGTAG
- a CDS encoding lytic murein transglycosylase produces the protein MKRRQFMGTGISAIMLGNAGHAQSSGFANWINGFRSRARSAGISDRTFQAAFADVRYLQDSIDRDRNQAEFVRPLADYMSTAVSDARVSNGRAMVRQFANVFARIEATFDVEPHVVAAVWGMESNYGQRRGDVPLISTLATLAYDGRRGRFFEEQLIAALRILQNGDVAPRNMTGSWAGAMGHTQFIPTSYEAYAVDITGDGRRDIWADDPSDALASTAAYFRRFNWRKGQPWGVEVILPRGFDYGQTGRRSPAAWGQLGVRGVDGQVVPNYGEASLILPTGAGGPAFLTFANYTTISRYNNAQAYIIGVGHLGDRIRGMGPLRVAFPAGERQLRRAERVELQQRLTDAGFSTQGVDGRIGPNSQAAIRAYQRSVGLPADGFASVSLLERLR, from the coding sequence ATGAAACGCAGGCAATTCATGGGCACCGGGATCTCGGCCATTATGCTGGGCAATGCGGGGCATGCGCAATCATCGGGATTTGCGAATTGGATCAATGGGTTTCGGTCGCGTGCACGGTCAGCAGGCATCTCGGACCGGACCTTTCAGGCGGCCTTTGCCGATGTGCGCTATCTGCAAGACAGTATCGACCGGGATCGTAATCAGGCCGAATTCGTGCGCCCCTTGGCCGATTACATGTCCACCGCAGTTTCGGACGCGCGGGTCAGCAATGGGCGGGCGATGGTGCGGCAGTTTGCCAATGTCTTTGCGCGGATCGAAGCGACATTTGATGTCGAACCCCACGTGGTCGCAGCGGTCTGGGGCATGGAAAGCAATTACGGCCAGCGCCGGGGCGATGTGCCGCTGATCTCGACCTTGGCGACGCTGGCCTATGACGGGCGACGCGGGCGTTTCTTCGAAGAACAATTGATCGCCGCTTTGCGCATCCTGCAAAACGGTGATGTGGCGCCGCGCAACATGACCGGATCTTGGGCCGGCGCGATGGGGCATACACAGTTCATTCCGACATCTTACGAGGCTTACGCCGTTGATATCACCGGCGATGGGCGGCGGGATATCTGGGCAGATGATCCCAGCGATGCGCTGGCCTCAACAGCGGCGTATTTCCGGCGGTTCAACTGGCGCAAGGGCCAGCCCTGGGGTGTCGAAGTGATCCTGCCACGCGGGTTTGACTATGGGCAAACCGGGCGCCGATCACCGGCCGCTTGGGGACAGCTTGGGGTGCGCGGCGTTGACGGGCAAGTGGTGCCCAATTACGGCGAGGCATCGCTGATCCTGCCGACAGGGGCGGGCGGGCCCGCCTTCTTGACCTTCGCCAATTACACCACGATTTCGCGGTACAATAATGCGCAGGCCTATATCATCGGGGTCGGGCATCTGGGGGACCGGATCCGGGGGATGGGGCCATTGCGGGTGGCGTTCCCGGCAGGCGAGCGGCAATTGCGGCGGGCCGAACGGGTTGAGCTGCAACAGCGGCTGACGGATGCCGGGTTCTCGACGCAAGGGGTCGATGGACGGATCGGGCCGAACTCGCAGGCGGCGATCCGGGCCTATCAGCGCAGCGTGGGGCTGCCCGCAGACGGGTTCGCGTCGGTGTCGCTACTCGAGAGGTTGCGCTGA
- a CDS encoding sugar phosphate isomerase/epimerase → MARISYQLYCSRNFPPLSQTLKMLSDAGFAEVEGFGGLFDDLDGLHAGLETNGLRMTSSHMGLDLVEGDPAKAIAIAQKLGIEKVFVPFIGSEERPTNTAGWLAFGERLAEAGKPLQDAGLAFGWHNHEFEFAATESGDMPLDLIAEAASTLSLELDLGWVRIAGHDPAAWITKYASRLSAVHIKDIAKEGECTDEDGWADVGHGIMDWPAIHAALQEAGIDHYVLEHDNPSDDARFAQRSFASVQKF, encoded by the coding sequence ATGGCCCGAATTTCATACCAGCTTTACTGCTCACGCAATTTTCCACCGCTGTCGCAAACGCTGAAAATGCTTAGCGACGCAGGCTTTGCCGAGGTCGAAGGTTTCGGCGGTTTGTTCGACGATCTCGATGGTCTTCACGCGGGGCTTGAGACTAACGGGCTGCGGATGACCAGCAGTCACATGGGGCTCGACCTGGTTGAAGGGGACCCTGCCAAAGCCATCGCAATCGCCCAGAAACTGGGGATCGAAAAAGTCTTTGTGCCCTTTATCGGATCGGAAGAAAGACCAACAAATACAGCGGGTTGGCTTGCTTTTGGGGAACGGCTTGCCGAGGCGGGAAAACCCTTGCAGGACGCCGGTTTAGCATTCGGCTGGCACAACCATGAATTTGAATTTGCAGCGACCGAAAGCGGCGACATGCCGCTTGATCTGATCGCCGAGGCAGCCAGCACATTGTCGCTGGAACTTGACCTGGGCTGGGTTCGGATCGCCGGGCATGACCCGGCGGCATGGATCACCAAATACGCAAGCCGTCTCAGCGCGGTCCACATCAAGGACATTGCCAAAGAAGGCGAGTGCACTGATGAGGACGGTTGGGCCGATGTCGGCCACGGCATCATGGATTGGCCTGCGATCCATGCCGCGCTGCAAGAGGCTGGCATCGATCACTACGTGCTCGAACATGACAACCCCAGCGACGACGCGCGCTTCGCGCAGCGCAGCTTTGCCTCTGTTCAGAAATTCTAA
- a CDS encoding DUF1801 domain-containing protein — MTRPFADEKVKAAYDAFPGEGRAMALQLRDLIFAVAADNPAVGAIEETLKWGQPSYLTPQTKSGSTLRIGMAKQGGAALFAHCATDIISTYASSFPGADLIEGNRAVIFASPDKIVPERLRLLIYHGLTYHLRDRDS, encoded by the coding sequence ATGACCCGCCCGTTTGCCGATGAAAAAGTGAAAGCGGCCTATGATGCCTTCCCAGGCGAGGGCCGCGCCATGGCTTTGCAACTGCGCGATCTGATCTTTGCGGTGGCCGCAGACAACCCCGCGGTGGGCGCTATTGAGGAAACTTTGAAATGGGGGCAGCCGTCTTATCTGACCCCACAAACAAAGTCAGGCTCAACCCTTCGGATCGGGATGGCGAAGCAGGGTGGTGCGGCTCTTTTCGCGCATTGTGCGACGGACATCATCAGCACCTATGCCAGCAGCTTTCCCGGAGCCGATCTGATCGAGGGGAACCGCGCGGTAATCTTCGCAAGCCCCGACAAAATCGTACCAGAGCGGCTGCGTCTTTTGATTTACCATGGGCTTACCTATCATCTAAGAGATCGAGATTCTTAG